The sequence TTGTCCAGTTACCCATGAGAACTTCAGATTTACAGTGATCGAGGGGCTGGGTCTGCAGTCCCTGCCGAGTGCAACACCTATACCTTAGAGACGGGGCCTCCAAGGCTCAGAGCCCAGTGACCTTACCTAGATGCTGCCAGAGCAGGACCCACACCCAGGCTGCCCACCCACATCCATGGCGTTGCACTAGCCCCTCCGTGCTGAGGGCCAAATGGCCCCGCCAggcctcctctgccctcctggaGCCTCCCCCGACCTGCACCCCAAAGAGCAGGCCCCCCCACTGAACCAATGACCACATGTACTTGGTGACGCTGGAAGGAAatcatttaaatcatttatttgacTCAAGAGTCGATGTGCACAGGCCCTACCGTACAAAAGTGGGAAGCTGCGACAAGTGCCAGAGGCAGTGCGTGGACATGTAAACACAGACAACATGAAAAGTGCCACTTCTGGGTGATTCGGGAGCAAATCAGAGCAGCCAGGGCCTAGGCCCAAGATCACATTCGCAGCGCGGGCGGGGGAAGTGCAAATGAACGGAATGTTAGCTTGGAGGGGCCTCCCCGTCCTTCCCACCCAGGAGGAGGCAGTTAAGACCTCAGACACATGGGTTTGGAGTCAGAAGCATAGTTAGTGCACAGTGGTCCCTGCAGTCTGGGGGAATGGAGGGACCACATGGGGGCGGGAGTGGGCTCAGAGATGggccctctcccaccccaccccggggACCCCTTTGCCATTCAAGGGAGGGCGCCCCAGGACTGACGAGCCAGTCCCAACTCCAGAGTGTGGAAAAACaggagtctgtgtcttttggaggCAACCCCACCCACCCGGAAAGGGGCGGACCTCAAAATAAAGTGTTAAGGCAATAAATAAAACACCTGTTTCCTCAGGTGGAAACACCGCAAGGGAAGCGAGTCTGCGGGGCGGACAGAAATCCGGCGATGTGGGCACCGATGCCCACAGCCTTCGGCGGCGGGCTCTACACTGCTACTTGGTTTGTGCGTCAAGTTGAAGGCTGAGAGCCAGGTGAGTTTCCCGTCCTGATGCTGGACCATCCCCTGCCCCACGGCTCCTCGGCCCCTCACTCTTGGGGACCGTGATGACCCCGGTCAGGGCCTCCAGCCCAGCACCTAGCACCAGCCAGAGAGTCCCGGGCTCACAGAGGGCAGGGCGGGGGGCGACCAGCCCCACCTCCTCCATCTTTGGTGGTgacagaggtgggaggagagacAGTCTTCGGGAGGGCCAGGGAAAGTCAGAGGACAGAGTCCTGCTCAAGTGCTTGGTTTCTCAGGGGCCTGATCCCTGTCCAGACACGAGCCCAAGCGGGCCCACCTCGGGCCCACTGCCCACCGAGGTGCCCCCAGTCACCGCCTTCACCCCTGGAGCTGTTCTTTCGGGTGGCGGCGGGCCGTGAGCCCTGGCCAGGCACATGCCTGGACCTGACACTGGCCAGCCCAGGCCCCTTCACCACAGAGCCCTGCCACCCCCTCTTCCATCTCCACCCTCCCAGCCCTATTCAGCAGCCCCCTCGGCAAGTGGGAGGTATTGGGGACCCACACCCCAGGCATCCCATCTCTGCCTGATTCCTCCTCTCTGGCCCCACTGGCCACTAGTCCAGCCTCCGCTTCCCCAGGCACAGCCGAGTGCGGGTCAGGTGGGCCCCTCGGGGTTCCCTCCATCTCCAAGGAAGTCTGCCCTCCACCCCCAGGCCCTGGGGATTCCCAGATGttggaggttggggtgggggcaaGGTCAGGGGCAAGTAAGTGCCCTTGGCCACCACGGCCTGGGCTCTGCTACTGCTGATGGCCAGATACCCAGACCTCCCACGCCAAtccacaggcttctctctggCGTCCCCCACGTGAAGGCAGCCCAGGCAGCCATCGTCCCGGGCCCACAGTGGCCACTACTGCAGTGCCTCTGGGGGCCTGTTCTCCCGGGGCAGCACACCATTGAGGCCAATACTGCCGGCCGCCGGCGCCCCCAGATAACCGAGCAGGATCTCGCTACGACGCCGAGACAGCTGGAGGATGTCCTCGGCCAGCGCCGGCACGGACGTGTAGCGCACGTTGTCCAGGTCGAACATGTCGGTCAGGTACTGCACGATCTGGTGCTGGGGGACGCGGCTGGCGTCAGGCTGGGCCGGGGCCCCTGCTCCCCGCCAAGCCAAGGTTCTCCAGGCCACCTGAAGCCACTCCCCCGACCGCCCCCCGGGGGGGGCGCCCAACTCAGCTCCTTCTGTCCTCTGTTCCTGCCCTCCCGGGGCTTCCTGTGGACCCACCCGGGGCCAGGTCCCCAGTGGAAGGGGCAGGCACCCCGCCCAGACCCTTCTCCGGACGCAGGGCCAGGCAGGCAGCCACGGATGCCAAGCTCCCTGTTTACCTTAAAGAAAGCACAGACTTCAGAGAGCTGAGGCTTGGGTCCAAGGAAGCCGAAGGCTAGGACAGGGCTAACGTGCTCCGATACGGAGTAGAAATGGGAGATGAAGCCATCAGGCACCTGTTGGGGGGACGGGCGGGGGTGGGCACGGCAAGGCTGAGGGCTGGGACCCgggcagggagaggcagccaggccCTGTGTTCATATTAAGAGCTGGGGCTTCGGAGGCGTGTCCGGCTTATTCATGTCCTTGCTGGGTGATGTTGGGTGAGTGACTGggactttaattaaaaattttttttttgttttaaaatctagcaGCACTACgcagcttacaggatcttagttccccgaccaaggatggaacccagacccagcagtgaaagcgtcgagtcctaatcactggacagccagggaagtgtCCCCGTGACCGGGGCTTTCAGAGCCCTGGTTTTTGCCTTCGTGGCATAGGGGCCACCTCGGGGCGGTGGCAAGGGCTACTAGAGTAGGGGCCCGGGGTAGGCTCAGCAGAGGAAGTGCCCAGGGCACATGGCAGTGGCAGCTGGTATCAGCTGGGCGGCAGAGCCGGGCTGGCAGGGGGGGAACAATGGATGGCAGCCCAGATAGGCAGCCGGTCGCTGCCTGGGAGCGCAGATAACGCAGCTCTCGGGGTGGGAGCGGGGCTCGGCCTGCTCCCAGGGCACCCTGCCCCGACTCAGACGCCAGCACCACCTCTGCTGCTCTGCGCAGGACCTGCCTCCCTCTGAAGAGGCCCTCTCCTCGCTTCTGATTCCCCCTCATCACCTCCTGACCGCCTGCTCTGCTGGGCCCTGGGTGGGAAGACGAAGCAGATTTCTGTGGCCCTCTGAGGCCCTCCCTGTGGGGGAGGTCATGGCAGGATGGGTGACCGGTACTGTGACAAAGGGCAAAAGCTGCAGCCCATCCCACCCTGTCCCACCCCCAGACCAGGGTCTAGCACACACCAAAGGGAAGGTCAGCTGAGCTAGGCTCCACACCCAAGGCCCACCAGCCCCCGCGTGGCTGCTCTCAAGAGGCCCCTCACCATCAGCTCACTCACCATCAGCAGCCTCCTCTTGGCTTTCAGGACCGACCAGCAGGCAGTGGCCAGGGCCTAAATTAAAGAGGGCACCCCCAGGGGGGCGGGGTCAGACCAACAGGCCGGGCCTGCAGCTGCTACTCACCTGGAGCTGAGACCAAGCCTTTCCCCCAGCTCACCCACCCCAAGCAGGGAGATGGGAACAGCTGTCTGAAGTCTGCCTTTTCCCTGTCCTCAATTAGGAGTCAGGTGCACCTAAAGCTGAATTTTGACTCCAACCCTTACAGGGTGAGAAGCCAGCAATCTTCTTCTGGGCCTCAGATTCCTCTGTAAGATGAACTTGACTGAGCATCCCCGCCTTGCTCAGCGATTGTGGAGCTCCACGGTTACTGCCTATCAATGCCCAGTCTCTCCCCTCTCCAGATCACCCCACGCCACCCGGCACAGATTGCCTGCCAGGGGCCCTGTGCTCAAGGCTTTCCTGCTGTTCCTACTTTATTTTGTCCATATTTTAACTTGACTGAATGCATTCAAATGGAATAGAATTAATGGCAGCTGAGAGTGAGTAGAATTGCCCAAATGAAACTGTGAGGCAGGAGGAAAATACACACCCAGCCGCTCTACAAGGATGAGACGAGAGCAAGGGGGGCTCCCGTGGAAAGTTCTCCAGGGCAGGCGCTGGGGCGCCCAGCGGCCGGCAGCCTGCCCCGGGTGGGTGGGGGTGACTGCTCTGTGATGAGTAGGGAGCCAGCCCCGGGGCCCAACGCCAGGGATGGAGGGACATGGGGTCTGGGCGACACATGTGGGGTCACGTGTGTGCGTGCCTGGGAGTGGGGGGCGGCCACACACCGTCTCCTTAAAGCTGTCTGACAGCCAGCGGTTCCTCAGGACAGCGAGCACCGAGGACGGGGGGTTCTCCAGGTCCTCGAAGGCGTCCATGAGGATAAAGTCCAGCACGATGTCGAAGAAGCTCATGCACACCACCTGCGGGGCCAGGCGGTGCTCTGAGGCCTGAGAGGGCGGGTGTGCGGGGGTCCAGGTGGGAACACCTGGCTGAGCAGATACACCTCTGCTCCGCAGCGGGGTGTAGCGGGGGCCATCCTCCCAGCAGCCTGGGGCAGGGCGGGAATGGGGGCTTCCAGCAGCAGGGGAGCCATCTCGGAGCCTCGGAAGCAAGGCAGAGCTCCAGGGCGCACCTCCACCCTGCTCAAGGAGCTCGGGTGGGGGGACCCAGGACACCAAGCTCGGCACAACAGCGACTCACCCCTCGGCCCTCCAGCTCCAGCCGCGTGGTGGCCCAGGTCTCCGGCCGTAGGGCATAGCTCAGCATCTCCTCATAGCTCTCCAGGAAGCCTTTGGGGCTCTACAGGGAGAAGCAGAGCCCTTTGGCCACGGCCCCAAGACCCCGTTGGACTCTATCCACAGGGGCGGGTTGGCCCGTGGATGGGGGACACTCCAAGGCCAGGCCAGGGCCAATGCCTGAGCAGCAGTCACAGAGAGCGAGGCTTTGCAGAGCCCAGGGCGTGTCCGGGAGAGGGGCAACGCCAAGCTGCCCGGCAGCGTCTCACACCAGCTCGTTACTGAGAACCGACCTCCTTCCAGAAGGTATGGAAGGAGCTCACTGTAGAAAGGGTGCATGAGGGTGTGAGGTTGGGCCCGCCAACCGAATCTCCACGGCCATCGGCCTCCCTGGTGAAACGGGAGAAGCTGCAGCTTTTCTCGGGGAGTCGGTGAGCTCGTTCATGTGACACCATCAGGCAGTAAATAGTGTACAGGACTCCTGCTGCTGCCAGGTGCAGACGGTCAGCACCCAGGAGGAAGTCTTCACTCTGGGACGGGGAGCCCTAGCGGAGGCTGACGACGCAATTTGCAGACACAGATGTCATTTACGGACCTAGAAAGTGAGCACGTGCCAGGGCTGACCTAATATGGATCAACTCATTTAATTCATACAACCCTGTGAGGGACCGGCCAACATCGTGCCCACTCTACAGATACGAATCCCGAGGCTTCAGATCAGGGATGTGCCCAAGAGCCTGGCAGGACAGAGCTGACACAGACCAGCACCGGCAGGGTGATGGCACTTATGAGAACCACAGGCAGAGGGGTCACTGGAGGGATGTTCACCAGAATGTAaacagggtggggctggggacaatttttttccttctttttgcatcatcttagttttttcttCAATGAGTATGAATtgttttttacacttttttttttttgccatgccccAACACTTGTGGGCTCTAggcgcgtgggcttcaggagttgtggctcacaAGTTCTAGAGTGATGGCTCAGTACGTatatggctcatgggcttagctgctccacggcatgggggatcttcccagaccaggtatcgaacctgtgtccctggcactggcaggcggattcctaatcactagaccaccagagaagcccaattttCATTAAGTTTTAAAGAAGATTTGCTAGAACGACCACAGGCTGTGCCTTCACttccccaagcctcagtttcctcgcaTGTAAAAGTTGACTATGAAGATGAAGATGAGGGCTGGCCCTTGCCGACGCTTTTTATGGTCACTGACCTCAGCCAGTGACGTCCCCAGGACACGCCCATTTACACATGAGGGgactgaggcctggagaggctTCACGGGTGGCCCTGGGCACAATATGGAGAAAGGCTGATTCCGCAGTTCCAGAGCCTGGGTGTGCACAGCGGCCAGTGTCTTCCCAGGGGCCAGCCCATCTTTACTGCCTGGAAAAACGTGGGAGGGCTGTCAGCTACCTCTCAGTTCAGAGCTGGGCACAGGCTCTGGCACTCAGGAGCTCAGTGCTCGCCGAGCTCTTCCTGATTTCTTAATCAAAATTAAGCCaagtgggacttctctggtggtccagtggctaagactccacgcttccaatgcagggggcgcaggttcgattcctggtcagggaactaagatcccacgtgccgtcagtaagattcagtgcagccaaataaatacgttaaaaaaaaaaaaaaaaaaaaaaaagcaataatttcCAAAATTAGCATAGGAAAAAAAACGCAAAAACTTTCCCTGCTCTCCTGAGGCTTGCAGGATGAAGTCAGAGCTTATCAGCTTGACTTTAgattgagttcttttttttttttgaacaggactaaataaaagaaagataaaataaggGGCGGGGGAAGAAAAGCCAAAAAGAGAGCCCTGTCCACTAACTACTACCTTCTCAGCCTTGGTCATCAGGCCTGTCACCATCTGCCGGCCGACCTCCCCGAAGAAAAGCTGGTGACTCTTGTCTTCCAGTAGGCCCTAAAGAGTGAGGAGGGAGGGGTGAGCTGCCCAGCTGGCGGTCCCCCAAAGCCACAGAGAGGGCAGTACCGTGGGCTGGGCAGGTGGTCCACCTGCTCAGAGgagcccacccccgccccagctccccaggctcccgcGGACCACACCCACCTCGAAGGCCTGCCGCACACAATGCAGCTTGGCTAGAAAGTCCTGGTCGCTGTAGCAGCCCAGCAGTTCTGTCCTGAGGGGAAGCAGAGAGTCGCACCACCTGGGACCCCCGCCAGCGACACCCTCGTGGGGTCAGGGTGGAGCCCCAGGTGGCCTTGCCTCCGCCTGGCAGTGTGACCTCGGGCAGGGGGCTGGTCtcctctaggcctcagtttccccagaacCAGCCGAAGGGGCTGGTAGGATGCTCTCTGAGGATGGGCTGCCTCAACAGCACGCAGTGCCACTGGACGGTGTGGTCACTGGGGGTCGGGGTGACCTCAGTCTCCTTTAGGCTCCAACCAGCAAAGGACCCTCTTGAGCAAAGAACCAAAATGGCCCAGTTTCCCCCAAGGCCAGGGCAGGGCTTTCTGGGGCACCCAGAGGCACCCTGGTCTGAGCCTTTTATCCAAACCCTCAGGCCTTCAACTGAGTCTTCTGGCCATTTTCAGCaaactttaaacacacacacgtaAATCTAGGAGTCGTGACCATCATACACAACAATGAGCTTCAGACAGACAAGAGCTTTCAGATATACCACAGAGGAGACTGACGCTAAGAGGGGTCACGAGACTTGTCCAGGGCCACACGATACGAAGTGGCAAGGCTGGAGAGACCCAGGTCTGTCCCCCAAGCCTGGCTTCTGGACCGCTCCTTAAGGGAGTCTGTCAGAACAGGGCCTAGagagcacttccctggtggtccagtggttaagaatctgcctcccagtgcaggagatgcaggttcgatccctggtcggggaactaagattccatatgctgcaggACAACtcagcctgcatgccacaactactgaagcccacgcactctagagcccgtgctctgcaacaaaagttCCCACGAGGTACCCAGAACACAGGGCTTAGGGACTGTGCCCACCGTGCTTCCATGATTGGACACATCTGAGAACTTGGAACCAGCATGAATGAATGGTATTTTAATCACCTGTATTAGTTTGTTATTGTGATCGCTAACACCACACCCACCTGTCTTGTACCAGGGCCACCCGAGGGCCTTCCACGACTAGGGCAGGAGCCCTGGCCAGCCCACCCCGCCCTCAGCCTGGCTCAGCTGGGCCCTCACCAAGCACTCACTGttggatttcccagcctcctCTGAGAGAACAGCGCCCCCAGCCGCCcacctgcctccttccttctgtGCTCACCTGAGGGTCCGACAGGGCACTTTGCCTTCCTTTACCAGCTGCAGGGCCTCCTCGTaggcagcggcgggcctggagagtgGGATCGGGTAATCTCCGACCTGCAGGGACTCAaagagctggggggaggggggcacgtGGAAGCCTGTGTCAGCAGGATGAGTGTGGGGGAGGGTGCCTGCCCCAGGAACTTCCAGCAGGGGACACCCTAGGTTACAAGCTCTTTGAGGGGATGTCAGCGggaaccctggccaagggcagaggccTGGATTGAAGTCCCCTCCTGGTCCTCAGCATCCCCGTCACCAGGTGCCTTtcccatcagtttagttcagtcgctcagtcgtgtccgactctttgtgaccccatggactgcagctcgccaggcctccctgtccatcaccaactcccggagtttactcaaactcacgtccatcgagttggtgatgccatccacccatctcatcctctgttgtccccttctcctcctttcccatGGGGACCTTTCCATAGGGACCATCTCTTGGACACAGGCCCATGTCCTCCCGACCCAGGCAAGGACAGCCGCCTGGTACATGTGGCCATGGCCAGAAACCAACACCAAGTCACGAGCACAAGGCCTGGAGAAGGAGAGGCCAGTGTGGGCTGCAGCTGCTGGGGTCAGGGACCCCTACCCTCACGCATGGGACCCTCAGCTCCTGctttcccaggcttccctgtcccagtTGAAGAGTCCCTGGGGGAGGAACACTTGGTGACCGCCAGATTCTGCTCCAGTGAGAGGAAATGCCTTCACTTTCCCACGACCCATCACTGGCCCCCAGCAGAGCCAACAGGGGCCCCCCTGGCCTTCACCCCTCCCCGAAGCCATCCCCCTGACCCGCATCACCTCGGTGGCGGAGAAGAAGGAATCTTCCGAGGTCAGGCTGTCCTCATCGTCCGCCCGCAGACGCAGCGAGCCCTCCGTCAGGGGCAGCATGAGGGTCCGCTCtgggcagggcaggaagagggGGGTTGAGCTGAGATCCTGAGCTCCCCAGGCTGGGATGTACACGGACACCAAGCCTCCCAACACTCGATCCCGGGAAGACGATGCTGATGGTCGCCAAGCTTCCAGTTTTCTCAGTACCCGCCAGGGGACCTGCCGCAGCCACATCGCCCCTGGGCCCTGAGCTCTGAGCGCGGGCTGTGCTATATGGCCCCGAGCAAGTCACCTCCCCTTGCCAAGCTGACACTTAGCCTCTGATACCAAAGGGCCGCTCACTCCGCACTGCTATTCCCACCTGCTCGAGGGCAAGCGGGTCTGGACCCTCAAGGGGGCTTAGGGACAATCTGTTGAACAAACAAGCAGAGGCTACAGTCTTGAGGCCCCACCAGTCTTTTCTGCTGTGAGAGGAGGCCAGGGGAAGCAAGATTGTTCTCTGATGGGGACAGGCAATGGAGAACGTGTCACCCTGGCCAGCCCTCACTGGGCCCGTGTCGCCCCTGGTAGAGCCAGGGACCCCGACACTCAGGAGTCTGGTAAGCCCCCTGGAAGCTGACGGCACCCAGGGCAGGGCCACGGTCACTGCACAGGGTCTGGCACGTGGCGGGCACTAGAACGCTGTGGCTGCCCGGCTGAGTAACTTCACTCCCTCTCGGTGATGTCAGGCCTCTTGACCTCAACGGTGCGGGCATGTGTGTGCTATGTGGGCTTACCTCCATGGGAGCCACCCCTCTGCCCACCCAGCGGCCACAGGAGAGGGCTTAAGCCAAAGGCCCGGAACGGCCgctggggtgggcggggggagATATGGACACAGCAGTGCCAAGGCCTGTTCCCAAGGGAATGGGGGTAAAGCACACTGGCCAGGGACTCCCGGGGCCTTGTCCCAGCTCTGTTCCCGCCTGTGTGGCCTCGGTCTCCCCATCCGTGCGGTGGGCCCCTGATGGGATGAGGTCCTGGGCCCCAGGGACCCTGCACCCGGCCCCTGCTCACCCAGGTCCAGCAGCATGCTGTCAGCCGGGAAGGTGGACCCGAACTCCTCCTGCAGGTGGTAGGCCCGATGCAGCAGCGACTCCAGCTTCTCTGCAAACTCCTTCCGCTGGGACTCCGGCTGCGGGTAAAACAAGGAAGGTCAACCTGGGCCCTCGAAGCTCCCCTACACCAATGGCCCCTTCCTTCACCATGATAGGGACCCAGCCCCCAGGAAAagcggtggaggtggggaggggggcagctcTGAGGCCCAGCAGCGAGCGCAGTTCTGGACTGAGCAGCCCTATGCAGGAGCCACTGGCCATACACAGCCAGCCCCACCTGACATGGGTGATAAATGTAAATGTACACCGATTTCAAACACTTCATATC is a genomic window of Muntiacus reevesi chromosome 3, mMunRee1.1, whole genome shotgun sequence containing:
- the MIGA2 gene encoding mitoguardin 2 — its product is MAFRRTEGMSMIQALAMTVAEIPVFLYTTFGQSAFSQLRLTPGLRKVLFATALGTVALALAAHQLKRRRRKKKQVGPEMGGEHLGTGTLPILMARKVPSMKKGYSSRRVQSPSSKSNDTLSGISSIEPSKHSGSSHSLASMVVVNSSSPMAACSGPWETRGIEESVTTVDGNAESLYMQGMELFEEALQKWEQALSVGQRGDSSSTPTPGDGLRNPETASEALSEPESQRKEFAEKLESLLHRAYHLQEEFGSTFPADSMLLDLERTLMLPLTEGSLRLRADDEDSLTSEDSFFSATELFESLQVGDYPIPLSRPAAAYEEALQLVKEGKVPCRTLRTELLGCYSDQDFLAKLHCVRQAFEGLLEDKSHQLFFGEVGRQMVTGLMTKAEKSPKGFLESYEEMLSYALRPETWATTRLELEGRGVVCMSFFDIVLDFILMDAFEDLENPPSSVLAVLRNRWLSDSFKETALATACWSVLKAKRRLLMVPDGFISHFYSVSEHVSPVLAFGFLGPKPQLSEVCAFFKHQIVQYLTDMFDLDNVRYTSVPALAEDILQLSRRRSEILLGYLGAPAAGSIGLNGVLPRENRPPEALQ